A genomic segment from Actinoplanes sichuanensis encodes:
- a CDS encoding ABC transporter permease, with the protein MLTLVLPRRLMAVQAMGRRSAAVAGRNAAALRTAYLLVMIGGLLEPVLYLFSIGVGVGALVGEIPLSDGRVVGYPEFVAPAMLASSAMSGALSETTFNFFGKMKFMRLYEGMLATPVRPIEIALGELSWAMLRGSLYSAAFLVIMVAMDLTTPVRALVAFPASILIGFAFGALGMTISTVIRGWQDFDMIGAGMFVLFLFSGTFVPATAYPDVLRWIVEITPLYRSVDLIRGISLGSAGLVQALDVLYLLALLVGGLFVAGRRMERLLCR; encoded by the coding sequence GTGTTGACCCTTGTGCTTCCGCGGCGGTTGATGGCCGTTCAGGCGATGGGTCGGCGCTCGGCCGCCGTCGCCGGGCGCAACGCCGCCGCCCTGCGGACCGCCTACCTACTCGTGATGATCGGCGGGCTGCTGGAGCCGGTGCTCTACCTCTTCTCGATCGGTGTCGGCGTGGGCGCCCTGGTCGGGGAGATCCCCCTGTCGGACGGCCGGGTGGTCGGCTATCCCGAGTTCGTGGCGCCGGCGATGCTCGCGTCGTCGGCGATGAGCGGGGCGTTGTCCGAGACCACCTTCAATTTCTTCGGAAAGATGAAATTCATGCGGCTGTACGAGGGGATGCTCGCCACTCCCGTTCGGCCGATCGAGATCGCCCTGGGGGAACTGTCGTGGGCGATGCTCCGGGGCAGCCTGTACTCTGCGGCCTTCTTGGTGATCATGGTCGCGATGGACCTGACGACGCCGGTGCGGGCGCTGGTGGCGTTCCCGGCGAGCATCCTGATCGGGTTCGCTTTCGGGGCGCTCGGCATGACCATCTCCACGGTGATCCGCGGCTGGCAGGACTTCGACATGATCGGTGCCGGCATGTTCGTGCTGTTTCTGTTCTCCGGCACGTTCGTCCCGGCCACCGCGTACCCCGACGTGCTGCGCTGGATCGTCGAGATCACCCCGCTCTACCGCTCGGTCGACCTGATCCGTGGCATCAGCCTGGGCTCGGCCGGTCTGGTGCAGGCGCTCGACGTCCTCTACCTGCTGGCGCTGCTGGTCGGCGGCCTGTTCGTGGCCGGCCGCCGAATGGAACGCCTGCTGTGCCGATGA
- a CDS encoding YihY/virulence factor BrkB family protein — translation MRLRHKADEQPTGAAGTDRAADEARRQGESDYDLAAAATARTGEDRDVDLAAPSPDAGPDSPTQLKGRGIVAAIKRTVKQFSEDNISDWAAALTYYGVLSIFPAAVVLVSLLGLLGNDGQKTVTDAVNDLTPNAQLRDLVDTVLTQVGDSGAAGFAAIIGLVVAFWSASGYVAAFMRASNAVYDVPEGRPIWKTLPIRVGVTAVIGIMLIASAAIVIFTGELSRVVGERLGFGGVAVTTWNIVKWPVLVVLVSLMFALLYWASPNAKTGGFRWITPGGIFAVVLWVAASGAFAFYLANFASYDKTYGTLAGVIAFLVWLWISNMAILLGAELDAELERGRAIAAGHPADDEPFLELRDTRKIKRGSENGLSQH, via the coding sequence ATGAGACTTCGACACAAGGCTGACGAGCAGCCCACGGGCGCGGCCGGCACCGATCGGGCCGCTGACGAGGCACGCCGTCAGGGCGAATCCGACTACGACCTGGCGGCGGCGGCCACCGCGCGTACCGGCGAGGACCGTGACGTCGATCTGGCCGCGCCGAGTCCCGACGCCGGGCCGGACAGCCCCACCCAGTTGAAGGGCAGAGGCATCGTCGCGGCGATCAAGCGGACCGTCAAGCAGTTCTCCGAGGACAACATCTCCGACTGGGCGGCGGCGCTCACCTACTACGGCGTCCTGTCGATCTTCCCGGCCGCCGTGGTGCTGGTGTCACTGTTGGGCCTGCTCGGCAACGACGGGCAGAAGACGGTGACCGACGCGGTCAACGACCTCACCCCGAACGCCCAGCTCCGCGACCTCGTCGACACGGTGCTCACCCAGGTGGGTGATTCCGGGGCGGCCGGCTTCGCCGCGATCATCGGTCTCGTCGTCGCGTTCTGGTCGGCGTCCGGCTACGTGGCAGCGTTCATGCGCGCCTCCAACGCCGTCTACGACGTGCCGGAGGGCCGTCCGATCTGGAAGACCCTGCCGATCCGGGTCGGGGTCACCGCCGTCATCGGCATCATGCTGATCGCCTCCGCCGCCATCGTGATCTTCACCGGCGAGCTGTCCCGGGTCGTCGGCGAGCGGCTGGGCTTCGGCGGCGTGGCCGTCACCACCTGGAACATCGTCAAGTGGCCGGTCCTGGTCGTGCTCGTCAGCCTGATGTTCGCCCTGCTCTACTGGGCCTCGCCGAACGCCAAGACCGGCGGCTTCCGCTGGATCACCCCGGGTGGGATCTTCGCGGTCGTGCTGTGGGTGGCGGCGTCCGGCGCGTTCGCGTTCTACCTGGCCAACTTCGCCAGTTATGACAAGACGTACGGCACGCTGGCCGGCGTGATCGCCTTCCTGGTCTGGCTGTGGATCTCCAACATGGCGATCCTGCTCGGCGCCGAACTCGACGCCGAACTCGAACGCGGCCGGGCCATCGCGGCCGGCCACCCCGCCGACGACGAGCCGTTCCTGGAACTGCGCGACACCCGCAAGATCAAGAGGGGTAGCGAGAACGGCCTCAGCCAGCACTGA
- a CDS encoding ABC transporter permease — protein MPPSTYVLEYHLVNYRRTWRASVFSSLVLPLLTMLGFGLGVGGFVTGGVEGVSYLEWMVPGLIASTAAQVAVAESTWPVMSCFTWVKTYFAQAAAPLRIGDILGGHLAFMLFRVLVSTAAFLLVALCFGALRSAWAVAVLPISLLLGAALAAPVAAYTASVSSDSYLAILFRFAVLPMSLFSGVFFPIESLPTVLRWVAWALPLWHGVDLSRAATLGLDPGPGLVWRVLYLLAWGVAGWFLATWRYRRRLVV, from the coding sequence ATGCCCCCGTCGACCTATGTCCTGGAATATCACCTGGTCAACTACCGGCGGACCTGGCGGGCGAGCGTGTTCTCGTCGCTGGTGCTGCCACTGCTCACGATGCTGGGGTTCGGCCTCGGCGTCGGGGGCTTCGTCACCGGCGGGGTCGAGGGCGTCTCCTACCTGGAGTGGATGGTGCCGGGCCTGATCGCCAGCACCGCCGCACAGGTGGCCGTCGCCGAGTCCACATGGCCGGTGATGAGCTGCTTCACCTGGGTGAAGACGTATTTCGCGCAGGCCGCCGCCCCGCTGCGGATCGGTGACATCCTCGGCGGTCACCTGGCTTTCATGCTGTTCCGGGTGCTGGTCAGCACGGCGGCGTTCCTACTGGTGGCGCTCTGTTTCGGCGCGCTGCGGTCGGCTTGGGCGGTGGCGGTGCTGCCGATCTCGCTGCTGCTCGGCGCGGCGCTCGCGGCCCCGGTGGCGGCGTATACGGCGTCCGTGTCCAGCGACAGTTACCTGGCCATCCTGTTCCGCTTCGCGGTGCTGCCGATGTCGCTGTTCTCCGGGGTGTTCTTCCCGATCGAGTCGCTGCCCACGGTGTTGCGCTGGGTGGCGTGGGCGCTGCCGCTGTGGCACGGCGTCGATCTGAGCCGCGCCGCGACCCTCGGGCTCGATCCGGGGCCGGGCCTCGTCTGGCGGGTGCTCTATCTGCTGGCCTGGGGCGTGGCCGGCTGGTTCCTGGCCACATGGCGCTACCGGCGACGGCTGGTGGTCTGA
- a CDS encoding ABC transporter ATP-binding protein — MNSLIHARGLIKRFGDFTAVDGIDVDVRAGEAFGFLGPNGAGKSSTMRMIGCVSPPTDGVLRILGMDPRRDGPAIRARLGVCPQLDNLDPELTVLENLVTYARFFGIPRRVARARAAELLDFVQLGERADSRVEPLSGGMKRRLTIARAMVNEPDLVLLDEPTTGLDPQARHLVWERLFRLKQQGVTLVLTTHYMDEAEQLCDRLVVMDGGRIVAEGSPRELIEAHSTREVVELRFPTDDQGTYAGKLEGIGERTEVLPDRVLLYVADGDGALAEVHRRSLSPSSSLVRRSSLEDVFLRLTGRTLVD; from the coding sequence GTGAACTCCCTCATCCATGCGCGCGGGCTGATCAAGCGGTTCGGTGACTTCACCGCGGTCGACGGGATCGACGTCGACGTGCGGGCCGGGGAGGCGTTCGGCTTCCTCGGGCCCAACGGCGCGGGCAAGAGCTCCACCATGCGCATGATCGGCTGTGTCTCCCCACCCACCGACGGGGTGTTGCGCATCCTCGGCATGGATCCGCGGCGCGACGGCCCGGCCATCCGGGCCCGCCTCGGGGTGTGCCCACAGCTCGACAATCTCGATCCCGAGCTGACCGTTCTGGAAAATCTGGTCACCTATGCCAGGTTCTTCGGCATCCCGCGTCGGGTGGCCCGGGCTCGTGCCGCCGAGCTGCTCGATTTCGTGCAGTTGGGGGAGCGGGCCGACAGCCGGGTGGAGCCGCTGTCCGGTGGCATGAAACGGCGGCTCACCATCGCCCGGGCCATGGTCAACGAGCCCGACCTGGTGCTCCTCGACGAGCCGACCACCGGCCTCGATCCACAGGCGCGGCATCTGGTGTGGGAGCGGTTGTTCCGGCTCAAGCAGCAGGGCGTGACGCTGGTGCTGACCACCCACTACATGGATGAGGCCGAGCAGCTCTGCGACCGGCTCGTGGTGATGGACGGTGGCCGGATCGTGGCCGAGGGCTCGCCACGTGAGCTGATCGAGGCGCACTCCACCCGTGAGGTGGTCGAGTTGCGGTTCCCGACCGATGATCAGGGGACCTATGCCGGCAAGTTGGAGGGGATCGGCGAGCGGACCGAGGTGCTGCCCGACCGGGTGCTGCTCTACGTGGCCGACGGCGACGGCGCGCTGGCCGAGGTGCACCGGCGCTCGCTGAGCCCGTCCAGCTCGCTGGTGCGCCGCAGCAGCCTGGAGGACGTGTTCCTCCGCCTCACCGGCCGGACCCTGGTGGACTGA